In Roseicyclus marinus, the genomic window CCGTCGCGCGACAGCGTCGTGTTGGTGGCGATGATGCCCGCAAGGCGCTGGGCTTGCGCCACTTCGGCGATCTCGGCCAGGTCGTCGGGGCTGAGGTCGGGGGCGATCTTGAGGAAGATCGGGATCGGCCGGGCCAATGCGGCGCGCGCGTCCATCACGCCCGCAAGCAGCGTTTCGAGCGCGGCCCGCCCCTGCAGGTCGCGCAGCCGTTCGGTATTGGGGGAGGAGACATTGACGGTGGCGAAATCCACATGCGCGCCGCAGCGCGCCAGCACCCGCGCGAAATCGCCCGCGCGGTCGGCGCTGTCCTTGTTCGCGCCGAGGTTCAGGCCCACGGGCACGGCGCGGGGGGATGTGGCGAGCCGGGTGGCGATCGCCTCCATCCCTTCGTTGTTGAAGCCGAAGCGGTTGATCGCGGCCCGATCCTCGGTCAGGCGGAACAGCCGGGGCTTGGCATTGCCGGGCTGGGGCACGGGCGTGGCCGCGCCCACCTCGATGAAGCCGAAGCCTGCGCGGGTGAGGGGGGAAACGGCCTCGGCATTCTTGTCGAAGCCTGCGGCAAGGCCCACGGGGTTGGGCAGGACCATCCCGGCCAGATGGGTTTCGAGCCGGGGCGAGGTGACGGGGCCCGGGGCGGGCAGGAGGCCGGTTCTCAGCGCCGAAATCGCCAGCGCATGGGCGCGCTCGGGGTCCATCCGCTGCATCACCGACAGGCCGAAGCGTTCCCACATGGTCTCAGAGATCCGCCGGAAAGACATGGGTGCCGCCCTGAAGCGGCAGGGGCGCGTGCCAGAGCACGTCGGCGCGGCGCAAGGGCCCGTAGAGATGCGGGAAGAGCGCCCCCCCGCGCGAGGGTTCCCAGACAAGCGCCGTGCCGAGGCTACCCGCCTCGAAGGCGGCGAGGATCAGCCCGTCCTGCCCCGCGAAATGGCGCGCGGCGGTCTCGGCCACCTGTTCGGCGGTCGAGAAATGGATGAAGCCGTCGGCGATGTCGACGGGTGCGCCCGCGGTTTCGCCCCGGGCGTCGAGATCGGCCCATTCGGCCTGGCGGAGGATCTTGTAGATGCGCATGAGCGATCCCTTGGCCCGGCGGTGACCTGCCGTCAAGTGTTACGCAAGCGTCACCGTTCCGCTTTACTTGCGCCGCAGGGGCGGTCAGTCTGATCGGGTCCAACACATACGGGAGAGCAACGATGCTTGCACGAATCCTTGGCTCCACCGCGATGGTGGCAGGCCTGTCGCTGGCCGCGCCGGTCGCGGCGGAAACGACGCTGCATATCCTGCATATCAACGACCTGCACAGCCGTATCCAGCCGATCAACCGGTTCGATTCGACCTGTTCCGCCGAGGATGACGCGGCGGGCGAATGTTTCGGGGGCGTGGCCCGGATCGGGACTGCCATCAACACGATCCGGGGCGATCTGGAGGCGGCAGGCGAGAACGTGATCGTTCTGGATGCGGGCGACCAGTACCAGGGCAGCCTGTTCTTCACCACCTATCGGGGCGCTGCGGCGGGCGAGTTCATGGAAACCATCGGTTTCGATGCCATGGCGCTGGGCAATCACGAGTTCAACAACGGTCCCGAGGGCCTGTTGCCGCTGCTCGATGCGGTCAGTTTCCCCGTCATCTCGGGCAATATCGACGTGAGCGCCGATCCGACGCTGAACGGCCGTGTGCAGGACCATGTGGTTCTGGACGTGAACGGGATGCAGGTCGGCCTGATCGCGGCGCTGACGCGGGATACGATCGAGATTTCCTCGCCCGGTGACAGCGTCGTCTTTGCCGAGGAGATCGCCGCGCTTCAGGCCGATGTCGATGCGCTGACCGCCCAGGGCGTCGATGTCATCGTGGCGCTGACCCATGTCGGCCTGCCCGCCGATATCCGCATCGCCGAGGCCGTGACCGGCATCGACGTGATCGTCGGGGGCCATTCGCATACCTATCTGAGCCAGGACGACCCCGACCGCGACGGTCCCTATCCGCTATGGATCTCGAACCCCGAGGGCGTGATGGTGCCGATCGTGCAGGCCTATGCCTATTCGAAATACCTCGGGCATCTGGAGGTTACGCTCGATGATGCGGGCAGCGTCGTCTATGCCGAGGGCAACACCATGCTGCTCGATGCGAGCGTGACACCCGACGCAGCGATTGCCGCGCGCGTGGCCGAGCTTGCCGGTCCGATCGAGGCCGCCATGGGCGAGGTCGTTGGCGCGGCCACCGATTTCATCGAGGGCGACCGCAGCGTCTGCCGGGTGATGGAATGCCCGATGGGCAATCTGGTGGCTGATGCGATGCTGGATCGCGTGGCCGATCAGGGTATTCAGATCGCCTTCGCCAACAGTGGCGGTCTGCGCGCCTCGATCGACGGGGGCGAGGTGACGATGGGCGAGGTCTTTACCGTCCTGCCGTTCCAGAACGCGCTGGCGACCTTTCAGCTGACCGGGGCGGATGTTCTGGCGGCGCTGGAAAACGGCGTGAGCCAGGTCGAGGAAGTGGCCGGCCGCTTCCCGCAGGTTGCGGGCATGCGTTTCACCTGGAACCCGGCGGGCGAGCCCGGCGCGCGGATCGTGTCGGTCGAGGTCGACATGGGCGGCACCTGGGAGGCGCTGGACCCAGGCGCGACCTATGGCATCGTCTCCAACAACTTCATGCGCGCAGGCGGCGACGGCTACAGCATCTTTGCCCGGAACGGCATGAATGCCTATGACTTCGGCCCCGGTCTGGAAGAGGTGGTGGCGACCTATATCGGTGCCAACAGCCCCTATGCGCCCTATACCGACGGGCGGATCGCCACGGTCGAGTGACCGGACCACGAGAGACGTGCAGGGCCGGTGCGGGACATCCCCGCGCCGGCCTTTTTCATGCCATGCAAACCGTGCAGGGCGGGTGTCGGATCGGGGCAATTGTGCGCGCCGTTAGCGCCACCATATTGCGGGCATGAAGAGAGTTTCGATGTCTGAAGGGAGCCACCGATGGTTTCGATGATCACCCGCCTGCGCACGGCCGCCGCAAAGCGCGCCGCCTACAACCAGACTGTCCGCGAGATTTCCAGCCTGCCGCGCGAGATGGCATGGGATATCGGCATTTTCCGCGAGGATGCGGAAAAGATCGCGTGGCGGCACGTTTACGGGCGCTGAAACCGCGCCTATCCTTGCGCCCCATGTGCGGGCGCATGACCATGACCCATCCCGATGACGCCATGGCGCGGCTGTTTCAGGCCGCGCCGTCGAACGACCTGCCAGAGGTGCCGCGCTACAACATCTGCCCGACGCAGGCCGTGGCCGTGGTGACGACGGGACAGGGCGGGCGGCGCTTGCGCCCGATGCGATGGGGGTTCGTGCCGCAGTGGTACAAGACGCCCACGGATGGCCCCCTTCTGATCAATGCGCGTGCCGAAACCATCGCCGAGAAACCGGCCTTTCGCGCCGCCGTGCGCGAGCGGCGGTGCCTGATCCCGGCCAGCGGCTTTTACGAATGGACCAAGGATGAGGGCGGCAACCGGCTGCCGTGGTATTTCGCGCCCAAGGGGGAGGGGCCGCTGGTTTTCGCAGGGATCTGGCAGGATTGGGCGCAGGGCGATGCGCGCCTGACGGCTTGTGCCATCGTCACGGCGGGGGCCAGCGACTGGATGGCCGCGACCCATCACCGTGAGCCGGTCGTGCTGGACCCCGCCGATTGGGCGCGCTGGCTGGGTGAGACCGGGGAAAAGGCCGCCCCCCTGATGCGTCCGGCCCCCGAAGGGTGGTATGACCGTTGGCGCGTGGACCCGCGCGTCAATTCCAACCGCGCAGCGGGCGAGGATCTGATCAGACCGCTGGCGGCCTGAGGCCCGACCCGATGCCCGGCCCTAAACCACGCCCGCAAGCCGCAAGGCCCGCGTGACGCTTTTTTCGTCGGAGTGTCGTCGGCAGGTTTGCATTCGGCCACAAAAAATCATATGATGTTAACCGGTTAGTAAGCGTGCCCCGCGTCCCGTCCGTTCTGGGATCCTTCAAGGGTAGCCTTGCCTGATGACCGACAAGACTGCCCCATCTCCGTCAGGGCGCTTTTCCCAAGCTCAAGAGCATGGCCGCTCATGGGATATCGCTATCGCAGACGGCTATTGCCGGGCCGGGACGGTGTCGCCTTGGGGGGCGGTTTTCAAGCCCACGATCACGTCGCGCCCGAGGATCGTCGGCGTGGCCGTGTTCGTGCTGTTGGGGCTCTTTGCCGCGACCGTCGTCGTCTACGAGACGGGCGGCACGACCTATCCCTATCCTTATGTGATCTTGTTGCCCGTCATCCTGGCCGCGGCCGTTTTCAAGATCCCCGGCGGGCTTGTCGCGGGGCTGATCGCCGCGCTTTGCATCGGACCATGGATGCCGCTCGACGTGGAAAACGAGGTGATGCAGACCACGCAGGCCTGGGTCTTTCGCCTCGTGATGTTCCTGATGATCGGTGGGTTCACGGGGCTTTTGGCGATGCTGATGTACCTGCGCCAACAAGAAAGCGTCGCGCGTGAACGCATCGATCCCGTGACCGGTCTCTTGTCGCCGGTGGCCTCCATACGGCTGATTGCGGGGGCAGATCCCATCGAACAGCTGCCGCAGCCGCCGGGTTACGCGGTGGTCGTCGCCTTTGAGGGGCTTTCCGCCGTCCTGCGCGCCCTTGGGATCGAGGCGTCCAACCGCGCCATCTGCCAGATCGGGCGCGCGCTCGAGGCTGCGATGGGGCCGGACCGGCTGGTCACGCGCATCCATGGATCGACCTTCGGGATCGCCTTGCCCAGCGGGATGCGCAGCCTGCGCGATTTCGTCGAGGACATGGAAGAGCGGATGCCCGCGACCATCCCTTTCGAGAATTTCTCCCTTTTGCTGTTGCCGCGCTTTGGTCTGGCCCGACTGACCGAGGAGGATCGTTTGGCGGGGCATGCGTTCCGCAAGGCGATGGCGGGGCTGACATTGGCGCGCAAGCACGGGCGACGGGTCGGACGCTATAGCAGCAGCTTCGACATGTCGGCGAGGCGAAGTCTTGTCTTGCTGTCGGATTTCGAACGCGCACTGCGGGAGGAGGAACTGGAGGTCCATTTCCAGCCAAAGGTGGATCTGGCAACGCGCGAGATCATGGGGGTCGAAGCGCTGGTGCGTTGGCGAGACATCGTATCGGGCAACATCCCGCCCAGCATCTTTGTCCCGATCGTCGAGAAGACGACCCTGATCGACCAGATGACCCGCTATGTCGCGCAGACTGCCATCCGGCAACTTGCGCAATGGCAGCGCCAGGGGATCGAGCTGGAACTGGCGCTCAACCTGTCGCCGCCGCTACTGGGCAATCCGGATTTCATGAATTTCCTGAAAGCCTTGCCGCAGGAATACGGGATAGACCCCACCCGGATCGAGATCGAGATCACGGAAAACGCGCTGATGGAGAATGCTGACGCCCTGTTGCGGGTGCTGCATGACCTGAATGGCAGCGGGTTCAGGCTGGCCATCGACGATTTCGGCACGGGCTATTCCTCGTTGCTTTATCTCAAGAACTTTCCGATCTCCACGGTCAAGCTGGACCAGTCCTTTGTCCGGGACCTGCCGGACAACGAGGCGAGCGCCGCGATTTCGGCGATGACGGCGGCGGTGTGCAAACGCATGAAGACCCGCATCGTCGCGGAAGGGATCGAAACCCCGGAAAGCGAGGCCTTCTTGTTGGAACAGGGGTTCGACGTGGGACAGGGGTTCCTGTATTCCGAACCGCTTTCCGCCAAGGACATCACCGACTGGATCACCGCATACAGGGCGAACCTGCCCATACAGCAGCCGGCATGATCACGAGGCGCGCCTTGGGGGCGCAGCGCGGTCGGGGCAGCGTCAGGCCGAGCGTGTGACCCGTGCGCGGGTCGCGGTTTTCTGGACATACATTCTTTGGTCGGCGACAGCGATGGCCGTATCCATGTCAGGATGGTCTGTCACCGCGGCCACACCATAGGAAATGCCGTAATTCTCGCCGGGCCAGCTGGCGCTGGGCAAGGTTTCGCGCAGCTTGACTTGGATCGCGTCGAGCTTGGTCAGCATGACCTCGGGGCGGGCCTCGGCCGCGATCCAGAATTCGTCGCCGCCGATCCGGGCCACGCAGTCATCCTTGCGGAACCCGTCGCGCAGGGCCTTGCCGACCAGGCGGATGTAATCGTCGCCGACCGAATGGCCCCGGGAGTCGTTGACCTTTTTCAGATCGTTGATGTCGACGACCGCGATCGACAGCCGATGCTGCGTGCTCAACCGGTGTGTCATGAGATTCTCGAAACCCTGCCGTGAATAGCACCCGGTCAGGGGGTCGAGCTCGATCTGCTTGAGAAGTTCCGAATTCTTCTTGGCAAAGAAGGAGGACAGCGTGACCGCAAGCCCCGCGCCGATGGCGGCGAGCAGGCCGAAAAACAGGTGATTGCGGACATTGGACAGCGCGATGGTGACGCTTTCGATCTTGGCCAGGCGGTCAAGCCGCGCGGCTTCGAGCATGGCGAACTTGTAGGGATGCCAGGTGCGCTGCGCCTCGGTCGCCAGTTCGTAGAGACGTGACAGCTGCTCGTTTCCGATCTGGGGCGTATTGTCCACGATCTCTGCCATCCTGTCGCGGATCGAGAAGAGCGCGGGGACCACGTAATCGGCCTCGGCCCGGTCGAGGATGACCTGCATCTGCGCTTCGCTGACCTGGCTCAGGCGGGAATAGAGCACGTCGAAGGATGTTCTGATCCGGTCGTCGTTGCGGTTTTCTTCGTCGCCGAGGGCGAGCAGGACATCGGTCCTGAATTCCGCGAGGTTGAATTCCACCTGCGTCGAGGTCCAGAGCGTCAGTTCCCGGTCCGTCGTCGAAATGCCGGTGATGGTTTCGTTCAGGTTCACGAATGCGTTGAACAAGGACCAGCTGCCCAGCAGGCATACCAGCACCACCACTGGGACGATCTGCTGCAAAGATGGCGGCCAAAGCGAACGCATGAACCCGACTTTCCCGGTGAAAGCGCAGGTACTCAAAGCGCGCGGTACGCAAAACCCAAACAGTTGTGAATATACTAAACGCTACCCCAAAATATGGGGCAGCGCAACTTGGCTCGCGTGGACCTGCCTCAGGGCAGGACTTCGATCTCGATCAGCTGCCAGATGCTCCGGGCGTAGATTTCCTCGGTCTGGTAGTCCGTCGTTGAATCGTAGGGATACACGAGCCAGAGCGGTCCTTTGTTTCGGATCGACATCGGGCTGCCATTTTGCTCATAGGCCACGATCGGTCCACCTTCGCGGGCGTCGCTGGCGGGAATGGTGATGCGATAGTCGTTCAGCGCCCGCAGTTGCAGATTGTCGCCGGTCGCGCCCACATGCTCCAGCAGCACATCGAGCGACACACCGCGGAATTCCTGCACGCCGTCGGTCCAGATCGTCGAGGTTTCGAACGTTTCCGAGGGCAGGGCGGTCAGCAGGTCCAGATCGAATTGCGCGATATTTCCCTCGCCGACATTCGTGATGGCCCCGCGGACCGTCAGAAGCGGTTCGCCCGTCGGGCTTGCCAGCGTGTTGGCACCGGCGCTGCCTGCGATTGCGACAGATGCCGCCCCCAGCATCATGGCCCGGCGTGTCATGGCGAAAAGAGCAGCAAATCGCATCGCGAATTCCTCGTTGGTATCCCCGTCAGGGGGAAGAGTGTTGAACGCAGGAGAATCGATACGACTTCGCGCGAAGGATACCCAAAAGGTGACAAGTATCAACAACTTGGTGCCGCGTGCCTGGGACGGGGCATGCGGCATGGGCAGGATCGGTGCGATCGGGCGCCTGTCACGGGTGCCGGTGGCCGCAGTGCAAAGCCAAGGAGAGTGGAGCGGGCGGCGGGAATCGAACCCGCGTCTCTTGCTTGGAAGGCAAGGGTCTTACCATTACACAACGCCCGCATCTGCCGGGGGGAGGTAAAGCCCCCCGACCGCTCCGTCAAGCACCGCGCCATCAGAAGATGAAATCGCTGGTGTCGAGATCGGCCATGTCGACGCCCCAGAGGAGGATGGAATTGCCGCCGCCCGTGGCGAGCAGCACGCCGCCCCCCGTGGTCGTCACCGCACCGCTGGAGGCTGCGAAGGCGTCGTAATCGTCAAAGCCCGCCAAGCCCGTGATCCCCGACAGGTCGATCCTTTCCCACGGGTTGAGGGCGTCGAAATCCCGGATCGTATCCTGCCCGTGGCCATCGCCAAAGACGAAGATGTCCCAGTTGAAATTGCCCCAGAGTTCGTCGTCGCCCGCACCACCCTCTAGTCGGTCGAAGCCGCTGCCGCCGGATAGACGGTCATCGCCATCGCCACCAACAAGCGTGTCATTACCTGCTCCGGCGAAAAGCGCATCCGGTCCGTCCCCGCCCAGAAGCAGGTCATTGCCCGCGCCCGCGAAGAGCCGGTCGAAACCCGCGCCCCCATCGAGCGTGTCATTGCCAAAATCCCCGAACAGGTTGTCAGCCTGCGCATCGCCCGAGAGGCTGTCGTTACCGTCACCGCCGCGCAGGACATCAAAGCCTGCATCGCCTGTGAGCGTGTCATTGCCACCCTCCCCGAAGAGCGTGTCATTTGCGGTGCCGCCCGAGAGGAAGTCATCGGCCTCGCCGCCATGCAGAAGGTCATTGTCCGCGCCGCCGAAGAGCCGATCGCCATCCAAGCCGCCTTCGAGCGTATCGTTCCCGATCCCGCCGAGCAGCAGGTCGGCCCCTTCGCCGCCCTGCAGCCTATCACTGCCCGAACCGCCAAAGAGCCGGTCATTGCCATCGTCTCCTGCCAGCGTATCGTTGCCCGCCGCGCCCAAGAGGATGTCCGCCTGCTCCCCGCCCGATAGGCTGTCATCGCCGTCCCCGCCGTCGAGCGTGTCGAACCCCGCCCCGCCGCTCAGCAGGTCATTGCCGCCATCGCCCGAGAGACAGTCGTTGTGCCAGCCGCCGTCGAGCGTGTCGTCGCCGTCGCCACCCGACAGGCTGTCGTGGCCGCGATTGCCAAGGAGCGTGTTGGCCCATTCATTGCCGGTGATCGTGTCATCGCCCGCGCCGCCGCTGGCGGCCTCGATCACCACGCCCGCCGCGATGGTGAAGCCGCCGTGGATGCCCGCCACGAAAGAGACATAGCCGCCGCCATTGGGCGCATAGGTGAGCGGTGCGGCGCGCAGGTCGATCACCGCCGCCGTATTGCCATTGTGGCGGATCGTGTCGTCCCCGCCTGCGTCCCAGATCGCCGAATAGAAGGTGCCCGAGCCGTTGGTGTCGGGCAGGACATAGGTCTCGTCGCCCGTATTGGTCGACAGGTTCGCGCCGTATTTCTCCTGCAGCACCGCGATGTCGAACGCCATCGGCGTGCCCGCAAATCCATAGGCAAAGAAGGTGCTCGGCCCGTGGGGGGCCGTATCCCAGGTCGGATTGTAGGACATCATCGTGTTGATGCCCTGGTTGAGGTCGAATTCGCCGAGAGAGTGGAACGGCGCCGTCACGCCGTTCATGATGCGCGACCCGCCGCCGCTGTCATGGGGATGGGCAAGACCCAGGCCATGGCCGATCTCGTGGATCAGGGCGAAAAAGCCGAAAGACCCCGGTTGGATCCGTTCATGTGTCCAGGTCGCATCCGTGTTGAAAAGCACGCCCCAACCGTCAACAACATGGCTTGACCCGTCCAGCGTGACCTCGCCGCCGCCGACGCCCCAATAGCCGACAGCGCCGCCGGTGGTGGCGGCAGAGGATTCCACCATGAAGAAATCGGCCTCGTTCGGATCGGTGACGAAAGTGAAGGTGACATTGGCCACCGCCTCGAACCTGTCGAAGGCCCGGCGTGCCTGCTCCATCTCGACCGCGTCCCATTCGCCGGTGAGTTGCGGATCCCGCAAGCCATCGTCAAAGGTGACATTGCCCGGCGCGAAATAGACATTGATGATGCTCGGCGCGGTATAGTTCCACGTGATCGCCTCGAGCGGATTGGTCGACGGCTCGATCATCGGCCCGCCGATGGTGACATAGAGCGTATAGGTGCCGGTATCGACGAAGCCCGTCTCCATACCTTCGGCCGTGTTGTAGTAGCTGTCGGCGACGATATAGCCCGTGCCGCTCTCCGTGGCCGTGAAGGTGAAGTATTCGGTCCCGCCCTCGAAGAAGTAGTCGATGACCTGGATTTGCGTCCCGGTCTCGTCATAGAGGTGGATGTAGGGGTCCGTCAGCGTGCCCGGCGTCAGCGTGACCGAATAGGTGACGCCTGCTTCGTATTCCACCCGGAACCAATCCCAATCGCCCAAGGCGCCGATCGATCCGTGGAACGTGTCGCCCGCGACAAGCTGCACCGCCTGCTCGGGCTCATCGCCGGCATCACCGCCGGGAAGATCGCTTTCGTTCAGGATGCGCGCGCTTGCGCTTTCATGCAGCCAGTCGCCGGCAAAGGGATTGATAAGGGTACAGGTCAAACACATGGCACAAGACTCGGGATCATATGGATCAAACTCTTACGCCTGATTTGTCTCATGGGTGCGGCCAATCCGGCAAGAGTGTTCCGCCGCAAGATGCATTGCCCGATGGCAGAATTTGCGACTAGGATCAGGCCTGTGGTTTCGGTTTCCGCGGCATGGAAAGGCAGATCATGGGTCCCCTTGCACGCGTTCCCTTGGGGCTTGTGGGTCTGGGCCTTGCGGGGCTTGTCGTTCTTGCCGCGCCGGAGGCTTGGGGCAATGGCGGGCAGGCGGAGCGGCCCTTTTCCCAAGGACGCGATTTCGCCGATCTCGATGCCTATCTCGCCCATCTCGAGGCGCTCGGCCCGATGGATATCCAATGGTATCGGCGGCGGCCCGATGGCACCTATGAGCAAATCCGCCTGCGTCTGCCCGGAACGCCGCCCGAGATCTTCACCCGACAGGAATTGCTCGACCGCTACGGGTTCGTGGAATGACGCGGCAGCCCGCCCCATTGCGGCAGTCCCGCCCTGCCTGTAACGCGGGGCAGGAAACGATCAGAAAAGCCAGATGACCGCAGATACCTCGCCTAGCGCCAAGTCCAGCCCCGCCACCTCTGCCACCGAAGAACGCGCCAAATCGCGCCGGATCGGCAGCTTGCGGGCGCTTGGCCCGTTCCTGGCCCCCTACAAGATGATGCTGGGTGCCGCAGGGGCGGCGCTTGTGCTGACCGCCATCGTATCGCTGACCCTGCCGCTCGCGGTGCGCCGCGTCGTGGACGGGTTCGAAACCGAAAGCGCGGCGCTGCTCGACCAGTATTTCCTGGCCGCGCTCGCCATCGCCATCCTGCTCGCGCTGGGCACGGGGCTTCGCTACTACCTGGTGACGC contains:
- a CDS encoding quinone-dependent dihydroorotate dehydrogenase, giving the protein MSFRRISETMWERFGLSVMQRMDPERAHALAISALRTGLLPAPGPVTSPRLETHLAGMVLPNPVGLAAGFDKNAEAVSPLTRAGFGFIEVGAATPVPQPGNAKPRLFRLTEDRAAINRFGFNNEGMEAIATRLATSPRAVPVGLNLGANKDSADRAGDFARVLARCGAHVDFATVNVSSPNTERLRDLQGRAALETLLAGVMDARAALARPIPIFLKIAPDLSPDDLAEIAEVAQAQRLAGIIATNTTLSRDGLSSRHRAETGGLSGQPLFEKSTRILAQLSRLTGGTLPLIGVGGVSNADQAWEKLRAGATAVQLYTALVYGGLTLAARIARDLDARAQAQGISNLSEITGTGTGDWT
- a CDS encoding DUF952 domain-containing protein, with the translated sequence MRIYKILRQAEWADLDARGETAGAPVDIADGFIHFSTAEQVAETAARHFAGQDGLILAAFEAGSLGTALVWEPSRGGALFPHLYGPLRRADVLWHAPLPLQGGTHVFPADL
- a CDS encoding bifunctional metallophosphatase/5'-nucleotidase produces the protein MLARILGSTAMVAGLSLAAPVAAETTLHILHINDLHSRIQPINRFDSTCSAEDDAAGECFGGVARIGTAINTIRGDLEAAGENVIVLDAGDQYQGSLFFTTYRGAAAGEFMETIGFDAMALGNHEFNNGPEGLLPLLDAVSFPVISGNIDVSADPTLNGRVQDHVVLDVNGMQVGLIAALTRDTIEISSPGDSVVFAEEIAALQADVDALTAQGVDVIVALTHVGLPADIRIAEAVTGIDVIVGGHSHTYLSQDDPDRDGPYPLWISNPEGVMVPIVQAYAYSKYLGHLEVTLDDAGSVVYAEGNTMLLDASVTPDAAIAARVAELAGPIEAAMGEVVGAATDFIEGDRSVCRVMECPMGNLVADAMLDRVADQGIQIAFANSGGLRASIDGGEVTMGEVFTVLPFQNALATFQLTGADVLAALENGVSQVEEVAGRFPQVAGMRFTWNPAGEPGARIVSVEVDMGGTWEALDPGATYGIVSNNFMRAGGDGYSIFARNGMNAYDFGPGLEEVVATYIGANSPYAPYTDGRIATVE
- a CDS encoding SOS response-associated peptidase; the encoded protein is MCGRMTMTHPDDAMARLFQAAPSNDLPEVPRYNICPTQAVAVVTTGQGGRRLRPMRWGFVPQWYKTPTDGPLLINARAETIAEKPAFRAAVRERRCLIPASGFYEWTKDEGGNRLPWYFAPKGEGPLVFAGIWQDWAQGDARLTACAIVTAGASDWMAATHHREPVVLDPADWARWLGETGEKAAPLMRPAPEGWYDRWRVDPRVNSNRAAGEDLIRPLAA
- a CDS encoding bifunctional diguanylate cyclase/phosphodiesterase; its protein translation is MTDKTAPSPSGRFSQAQEHGRSWDIAIADGYCRAGTVSPWGAVFKPTITSRPRIVGVAVFVLLGLFAATVVVYETGGTTYPYPYVILLPVILAAAVFKIPGGLVAGLIAALCIGPWMPLDVENEVMQTTQAWVFRLVMFLMIGGFTGLLAMLMYLRQQESVARERIDPVTGLLSPVASIRLIAGADPIEQLPQPPGYAVVVAFEGLSAVLRALGIEASNRAICQIGRALEAAMGPDRLVTRIHGSTFGIALPSGMRSLRDFVEDMEERMPATIPFENFSLLLLPRFGLARLTEEDRLAGHAFRKAMAGLTLARKHGRRVGRYSSSFDMSARRSLVLLSDFERALREEELEVHFQPKVDLATREIMGVEALVRWRDIVSGNIPPSIFVPIVEKTTLIDQMTRYVAQTAIRQLAQWQRQGIELELALNLSPPLLGNPDFMNFLKALPQEYGIDPTRIEIEITENALMENADALLRVLHDLNGSGFRLAIDDFGTGYSSLLYLKNFPISTVKLDQSFVRDLPDNEASAAISAMTAAVCKRMKTRIVAEGIETPESEAFLLEQGFDVGQGFLYSEPLSAKDITDWITAYRANLPIQQPA
- a CDS encoding GGDEF domain-containing protein yields the protein MVLVCLLGSWSLFNAFVNLNETITGISTTDRELTLWTSTQVEFNLAEFRTDVLLALGDEENRNDDRIRTSFDVLYSRLSQVSEAQMQVILDRAEADYVVPALFSIRDRMAEIVDNTPQIGNEQLSRLYELATEAQRTWHPYKFAMLEAARLDRLAKIESVTIALSNVRNHLFFGLLAAIGAGLAVTLSSFFAKKNSELLKQIELDPLTGCYSRQGFENLMTHRLSTQHRLSIAVVDINDLKKVNDSRGHSVGDDYIRLVGKALRDGFRKDDCVARIGGDEFWIAAEARPEVMLTKLDAIQVKLRETLPSASWPGENYGISYGVAAVTDHPDMDTAIAVADQRMYVQKTATRARVTRSA
- a CDS encoding molybdopterin-dependent oxidoreductase — its product is MRFAALFAMTRRAMMLGAASVAIAGSAGANTLASPTGEPLLTVRGAITNVGEGNIAQFDLDLLTALPSETFETSTIWTDGVQEFRGVSLDVLLEHVGATGDNLQLRALNDYRITIPASDAREGGPIVAYEQNGSPMSIRNKGPLWLVYPYDSTTDYQTEEIYARSIWQLIEIEVLP
- a CDS encoding M10 family metallopeptidase C-terminal domain-containing protein encodes the protein MTCTLINPFAGDWLHESASARILNESDLPGGDAGDEPEQAVQLVAGDTFHGSIGALGDWDWFRVEYEAGVTYSVTLTPGTLTDPYIHLYDETGTQIQVIDYFFEGGTEYFTFTATESGTGYIVADSYYNTAEGMETGFVDTGTYTLYVTIGGPMIEPSTNPLEAITWNYTAPSIINVYFAPGNVTFDDGLRDPQLTGEWDAVEMEQARRAFDRFEAVANVTFTFVTDPNEADFFMVESSAATTGGAVGYWGVGGGEVTLDGSSHVVDGWGVLFNTDATWTHERIQPGSFGFFALIHEIGHGLGLAHPHDSGGGSRIMNGVTAPFHSLGEFDLNQGINTMMSYNPTWDTAPHGPSTFFAYGFAGTPMAFDIAVLQEKYGANLSTNTGDETYVLPDTNGSGTFYSAIWDAGGDDTIRHNGNTAAVIDLRAAPLTYAPNGGGYVSFVAGIHGGFTIAAGVVIEAASGGAGDDTITGNEWANTLLGNRGHDSLSGGDGDDTLDGGWHNDCLSGDGGNDLLSGGAGFDTLDGGDGDDSLSGGEQADILLGAAGNDTLAGDDGNDRLFGGSGSDRLQGGEGADLLLGGIGNDTLEGGLDGDRLFGGADNDLLHGGEADDFLSGGTANDTLFGEGGNDTLTGDAGFDVLRGGDGNDSLSGDAQADNLFGDFGNDTLDGGAGFDRLFAGAGNDLLLGGDGPDALFAGAGNDTLVGGDGDDRLSGGSGFDRLEGGAGDDELWGNFNWDIFVFGDGHGQDTIRDFDALNPWERIDLSGITGLAGFDDYDAFAASSGAVTTTGGGVLLATGGGNSILLWGVDMADLDTSDFIF